The DNA window tgtgtgtttgcaggctGATCTACaacagaaccacacacaccaccTCATCGCCTCCCGGGGTGAACATCAACGTGCCGGGATTTGGCCAGACGTCCTCGATGGAGTATCTGGACCCTAGTAAACGTGGTGTGGGTGAGTGTGGAAGAATAAAAGTTTGCTTCCAGTCTTAAACAGTCACCATTTATCAACAGTACTGTGCGCGTGATATAAAATGAATGGCTGGACCACAAGAAAGAACGTTATGTTCGGCTATATTTGCTTCTGCCTAAAATGGTCAGCCTACAAGACGTCCACTGACGAAACATGTTGCGGTTGTCCTTGTAATTCACAATATGTCAGAGGTGGCAAATTCAGGTCCAGAAAACAAATAAGGCTGCCACAGTTTGCCTTGAGCCACAGGAGCCTCTTCTCAGGGAGCTTGCAAGCCAAACCGCGGTAGCgtttttactttctggaccCGGCCGGATTTACCACCTCGGCTGCCTGGTAAACTGTTGCACGAGTGTAAACAAAGAACGTTCATTTAACATCATGTGCTGTAGCTGAAATTGCcttcatttgttattttataacaaattaaaatgattattgTTTTTCGGGAAATGCTGCAGTTATATGTtattttatacaaaaaaaacaagtgtcttattgtttttgtaaaaggGCATTGGGGCAATATTGCAACTTTATATTGATGTTATATTGATGTATTTCGCATCACGTTGATGGAGTCTGTCGGACTGTGATAAGTAttgaatacacacacacgcaaacacactgaTTTGTGATCGCACGTCTGAGCTGTTTAAAGACGGCCATTGTCTGTGCTGCTTAATCACATGCGACAATCTTGATAAGCGTGATGTGATATACTCAACTCATTACATTTGTCAAACATCAATTGTCTTTCCTTGACGATTTAATAAAACAATCTCACTGTGGCTTTTAAACAAGGAAACACTATCTTCAATTCTGAGCATCTTTTTGTGTCGAGATGAACTGACTGCTTTGAAGTAAAATGCCCTTGAAAAGATACCAATGCTTCCATACCACTAAAAGCAGCTTGTCCCCTCTTCTGCCTTTTAGGGATGTATTTCTTTAATATCGCACAGGCACTGGTGGACTGGGGCTACACTCGAGGTGATGACGTGAGAGGTGCCCCCTATGATTGGAGGAAAGCACCCAGTAAGCACAACACACACTTATGTGAGCAACTTACCCATCAGCTCCTCAATTTTGACTTCCGAGATGCCTCATTGCTTTCTTCACAGATGAGAACAAGGAATACTTCCTggcattacagaaaatgatcGAGGAGATGGCGAAGAATGCGGGCGGGCCCGTGGTTTTGATTGCCCACAGTATGGGCAACATGTACACGTTGTACTTCCTCAACCAGCAACCTCAAGCCTGGAAAGACAAACACATTAAAGCGTTCATCGCTCTGGGAGCGCCGTGGGCTGGCGTGACCAAGACACTGCGTGTGATCACCTCTGGTGAGAGAAGAAACCGtacactttttttggggggtggtaCCAGACCACTATGACAGTTTGAACCGCTGCTACAGTTATTATTAGCTGttatattttatgagaattTGTAAATAATGAAGAGGTGGCAAGTCTAATCCTTAGCGCATCTGCCAGTTCTGAGCTTTTGGGTTTCGAGTCTTAACTCTGGCCTTCGTTTGTATATTTGCACCATACttgcctgtcttttttttttttttttttttcttctcggGGTTCCTCGATTTTATccggcattaaaaaaaaaaaagcatgttaggGTAATTGGAGTCTCTAAAACAAGGGATCGCCAAATCCAGTCCTCGAAATCTGTtatcctgcatgttttagatGTTACCCTCCTCCAACTCGCCTTGTGTGTGCTTACAATACTCACTGGGTAATTATGTTTGCCTGTttgagaattaaaaaaaaaaaaaattgaaaagtaaaaacaatcaaTTATTGACTCGTGACGCACCACCCAACACATCAGATGATTCAATACACCACTCACAGTTCGACTAAGCCACATTTCTCCTTCCTTTTGTTCCTCTCTGTCTCCGTCCAGTTCCTCAAAGGTggctttttctgttttgtgttgCAGGCGACAATAACAACATCCCTGTCATCAGACCGCTGAAGATCCGCACTCAGCAACGTACAGCCGTGTCCACCTCTTGGCTCCTTCCTTATTCCCACACCTGGCCTAAAGATAAGGTGTGCACGCTTGTTTATTAATCGTTTGAGCTCGAAAAACTCACCACACTTGTGTGACGACGACGTCACAACAATCTGCTGCTTCTATGGCACAGGGcgtaatggaaaaaaagccagacctcgtaaaaacatttaaagcatTCCTTATAACCCGTGAACACAGCGGTTGACTCGTGAGACACCACCCGACACAAATACCTCAACTATGCCATCAGGTATCAGAAGTTAACGTTAAGAGTagaacaaaataatgacatagtcaatacaatgacagcaaataGAAGTTCTCCTTTCCACATTTTCCTGAAAGACAAAGACCTGAAAGAATGAGAATTCTGGGAGTCTGCCTATGGTGTCACTCTTGTTTCACCAGAGAAAGAGTCCTACCAACCTAATACTCGGATCCATCCGTATGTAGGTTTTGATCCAGACCCCCACCACCAACTATACCGTGATGGACTACAAGCGACTATACTTTGACCTCGGTTTCGAAGACGGCTGGCTGATGCGTCAGGATACGGAGTCGCTGCTCTTTGACCTCACACCGCCGGGCGTGCCCGTCCACTGCTTGTACGGCTCGGGTGTTCCCACCTCGGAAGCCTTCCAGTACAACTCCAAGTTCCCCGACGTGGATCCCACCGTGGTGATGGGCGATGGCGATGGGACAGTCAACCTGCTGAGCGCCATGCAGTGCAAACGCTGGGTGGGTCGCCAGAAACAGCCCGTCACCTTGCACGAGCTTCCTGGGAACGAGCACGTCAACATGCTGCTCAACGTCTCCACCGTGGCCTACATCAAGAAGGTGCTCTTCTAGACTGCGGCAAGTTTGCCAACATACAGAAAAACTCGTCTCGTCCATTGTGCTGTTCATCTCGTCATTTGCGCTGCTCTGTTATTTGCTCGTGCCGCAAACGTGGGCGCAGCAGTGACCTTTTAACCTCCTGTAACATCCATTCGTGTTATCTAATTAATGGCTGCTGCCCAAGTACTTTTTTGAATTAAAGAAATTGTCAATAAATTTTGTATCGTCAGAATGTTTACGGATAAATCCTTTTTAGCTGTCCAAGAAGGCATTCCGAGTGCAGTTAATTTGATCAAGGAGGCAAAGCAAGGTGACTGGATATATAGCATATATGTCATTCAAATTTGATCTTTAAATCGGTccatatttttaacattttttaatcgtattttccccaaattttaaatataatttgcatttatagGAGCTTCTGTG is part of the Syngnathus acus chromosome 6, fSynAcu1.2, whole genome shotgun sequence genome and encodes:
- the pla2g15 gene encoding group XV phospholipase A2, translating into MDGRPRVTAFSLLRVALLLWLFSGRSSCKPVGKCAGNKPCQSPRPPVVLVPGDLGNQLEAKLDKPSVVHYICYKKTDSFFTLWLNLEQLVPVAIDCWMDNIRLIYNRTTHTTSSPPGVNINVPGFGQTSSMEYLDPSKRGVGMYFFNIAQALVDWGYTRGDDVRGAPYDWRKAPNENKEYFLALQKMIEEMAKNAGGPVVLIAHSMGNMYTLYFLNQQPQAWKDKHIKAFIALGAPWAGVTKTLRVITSGDNNNIPVIRPLKIRTQQRTAVSTSWLLPYSHTWPKDKVLIQTPTTNYTVMDYKRLYFDLGFEDGWLMRQDTESLLFDLTPPGVPVHCLYGSGVPTSEAFQYNSKFPDVDPTVVMGDGDGTVNLLSAMQCKRWVGRQKQPVTLHELPGNEHVNMLLNVSTVAYIKKVLF